One Manihot esculenta cultivar AM560-2 chromosome 6, M.esculenta_v8, whole genome shotgun sequence DNA segment encodes these proteins:
- the LOC122723841 gene encoding GDSL esterase/lipase At5g03980-like, with translation MASSKLLFPLLLCSVFLFLLLPISNAHLLKACEFEAIYNLGDSISDTGNLIQEDPASVFSRLPYGQNLYRNPTGRCSNGLLIIDFIAKSAGIPLLEAYLNASSSKTHGVNFAVAGSTALPVEFLAEKGVIAPVTNSSLTKQLNWMHTHFNTTCHSSKEKHKRSLFMVGEIGGNDYNYAFFQGKSIDELKSMVSDVVKAIKEAVMRVIGFGAARVIVPGNFPIGCMPIYLSGFHSNDSSEYDEFHCLKGLNNFAMYHNEQLQQAIKELQEENPKVNIVYGDYYNAYKWILSKAALLGFDPKSLQKACCGSGGDYDFSLNRMCGAPNVPVCHTPQEHISWDGVHSTEKAYFFMARWIIRNIFQKLKCIA, from the exons ATGGCTTCCTCCAAGCTTCTTTTCCCTTTGCTTCTCTGTTccgttttcctttttcttcttctgccTATATCTAATGCTCATCTTCTCAAGGCTTGTGAGTTTGAGGCCATATACAACCTTGGGGATTCAATTTCTGACACTGGCAATTTGATCCAAGAGGACCCTGCTTCTGTTTTTTCTAGACTTCCCTATGGCCAAAACCTGTACAGGAATCCAACTGGTAGATGCTCCAATGGCTTgctcattattgatttcattG CAAAATCAGCTGGTATTCCACTTCTTGAAGCATATTTGAATGCTAGTTCCAGCAAGACACATGGCGTGAATTTTGCAGTTGCTGGCTCTACTGCATTGCCTGTGGAATTTCTTGCAGAAAAAGGAGTGATTGCCCCTGTCACCAATAGTTCTCTTACCAAACAACTCAACTGGATGCATACCCATTTCAATACAACCTGCCATAGTTCCAAAG AGAAACATAAGAGATCTTTGTTCATGGTTGGGGAGATTGGAGGCAATGATTATAACTATGCTTTCTTTCAAGGCAAgagtattgatgagttgaaGTCCATGGTATCTGATGTTGTTAAAGCTATCAAAGAAGCTGTTATG agggttattggatTTGGTGCTGCTCGGGTTATTGTTCCTGGGAATTTTCCAATCGGTTGCATGCCCATATATCTTAGTGGATTTCACTCCAATGATTCTAGTGAATATGATGAATTTCATTGCCTCAAAGGACTGAATAACTTTGCAATGTATCACAATGAGCAACTCCAGCAAGCAATTAAAGAATTGCAAGAAGAGAATCCAAAAGTGAATATAGTATATGGGGATTACTACAATGCCTACAAGTGGATTTTGAGTAAAGCTGCATTGCTTG GGTTTGATCCAAAATCACTGCAAAAGGCTTGTTGTGGGAGTGGAGGTGATTATGATTTTAGTCTTAATAGAATGTGTGGGGCTCCTAACGTACCAGTTTGTCATACACCTCAAGAACATATCAGTTGGGATGGAGTACATTCAACTGAAAAGGCCTATTTCTTCATGGCTCGATGGATCATTCGCAACATCTTCCAAAAGCTTAAGTGCATAGCTTGa